The following are from one region of the Hydrogenophaga sp. BPS33 genome:
- a CDS encoding class II aldolase/adducin family protein, with protein sequence MTDTEHKSRQELVTANHILAREGVMDAFGHVSVRHPARAGHFLLSRSRAPELVQPDDILEYDAEANALDGAGQAQYIERFIHSEIYRVRPDVVAICHHHSPSVMPFSVAGVALVPVYQHGAMIGRHVPLWDSREAFGDTNMLVTNGAQGASLATALGAHWMALMRHHGATVVGTSLRELVFRSVVACKNADYQYRAMALGPVAGLTEGEIELAAKVPAAAIDRAWDLWARA encoded by the coding sequence ATGACCGACACCGAACACAAGAGCCGCCAGGAGCTCGTCACCGCCAACCACATCCTGGCGCGCGAAGGTGTGATGGATGCCTTCGGCCACGTCAGCGTGCGCCACCCGGCGCGCGCGGGGCACTTCCTGCTGTCGCGCTCCAGGGCGCCCGAGCTGGTGCAGCCCGACGACATCCTCGAATACGACGCCGAGGCGAACGCGCTGGACGGTGCGGGCCAGGCGCAATACATCGAGCGCTTCATCCACAGCGAGATCTACCGCGTGCGCCCGGACGTGGTGGCGATCTGCCACCACCACAGCCCCTCCGTCATGCCTTTCAGCGTGGCCGGTGTGGCGCTGGTGCCGGTGTACCAGCACGGCGCGATGATCGGCCGCCACGTGCCGCTGTGGGACAGCCGCGAGGCCTTCGGCGACACCAACATGCTGGTGACCAATGGCGCGCAGGGCGCCTCGCTGGCCACGGCCCTGGGCGCGCACTGGATGGCGCTGATGCGCCACCACGGTGCGACGGTGGTGGGCACCAGCCTGCGCGAACTGGTGTTCCGTTCGGTGGTGGCCTGCAAGAACGCCGACTACCAGTACCGCGCGATGGCACTCGGGCCGGTGGCTGGCCTGACCGAGGGTGAGATCGAGCTGGCGGCGAAGGTGCCGGCGGCGGCGATCGACAGGGCTTGGGATCTTTGGGCGAGGGCTTGA
- a CDS encoding type II toxin-antitoxin system HipA family toxin, whose product MATKNARTSRPLLEVHLDAPELGAAAHIGKLYPAAERLDLAPSFAYTQAWLDRPGATSIDPRLALVAGEQHSPDGRGFGIFSDCAPDRWGRVLMERREANAALQEKRPMARMNELFYLLGVHDLTRAGALRFRRGPGAPFLDNSHLPAPPATDLRAMAEVARQLDGPRPEAMPEYEQWLAMLIASGTSLGGARPKASFTMPDGTLWLAKFPGHYDTYDWGSWEYLTYLLAIDAGINMPPADRERLSDRYHTYRVSRFDRLAVAPGGGQGRRMVASAMTLLERHDGQTGGSYLDIVEAIENLGGSGLTEDLEQLFRRAVFNLLVGNRDDHLRNHGFLLTPSGWRLAPAFDINPNPAKSEHALTWDGRSAAPHMPTLLATAPYYRLSADAAQAIVEQITTVVSTWRERATQLDLSRVEVQVMARVFAA is encoded by the coding sequence ATGGCCACGAAAAACGCCCGCACAAGCCGCCCTCTGCTGGAGGTCCACCTGGACGCGCCCGAGCTCGGCGCGGCGGCCCACATCGGCAAGCTTTACCCCGCGGCCGAGCGCCTCGATCTGGCACCTTCGTTCGCCTACACACAGGCCTGGCTGGACAGGCCCGGCGCTACGTCGATAGACCCGCGGCTGGCGCTGGTCGCTGGCGAACAGCATTCGCCAGACGGCAGGGGCTTCGGCATCTTTTCCGATTGCGCGCCGGACCGTTGGGGTAGGGTGTTGATGGAACGCCGCGAGGCAAACGCCGCCCTCCAGGAAAAACGGCCCATGGCCCGGATGAACGAGCTGTTCTACCTGCTCGGCGTGCACGACCTCACCCGGGCCGGGGCCCTGCGATTTCGGCGCGGCCCTGGCGCGCCGTTCCTCGACAACAGCCACCTGCCCGCCCCACCCGCCACCGATCTGCGCGCGATGGCGGAAGTGGCCAGACAACTGGATGGGCCGCGCCCCGAGGCCATGCCCGAGTACGAGCAATGGTTGGCCATGCTCATCGCATCTGGCACATCGTTGGGGGGTGCGCGCCCCAAGGCATCCTTCACCATGCCGGATGGCACGCTGTGGCTGGCCAAGTTTCCGGGCCACTACGACACCTACGACTGGGGCAGTTGGGAGTACCTCACCTACTTGTTGGCCATTGATGCCGGCATCAACATGCCCCCGGCCGACCGCGAGCGCCTGAGCGACCGTTACCACACCTACCGCGTAAGCCGCTTCGACCGGCTGGCCGTGGCGCCGGGCGGCGGACAAGGACGGCGCATGGTGGCGTCGGCCATGACCTTGCTGGAGCGCCACGACGGCCAGACCGGCGGCAGTTACCTGGACATCGTCGAAGCCATCGAGAACCTGGGCGGGTCGGGCCTCACCGAGGATCTCGAGCAGCTGTTCCGCCGCGCCGTCTTCAACCTGCTGGTCGGCAACCGCGACGACCACCTGCGCAACCACGGCTTTCTACTCACGCCTTCCGGCTGGCGGCTCGCCCCCGCCTTCGATATCAACCCCAATCCCGCCAAGAGCGAGCACGCCCTGACGTGGGACGGCAGGTCCGCCGCGCCGCACATGCCCACCTTGCTGGCCACGGCACCGTACTACCGCCTTTCCGCCGACGCGGCCCAAGCCATCGTGGAGCAGATCACGACCGTGGTCTCGACCTGGCGAGAGCGGGCCACCCAGCTCGACCTCTCCCGCGTCGAAGTCCAGGTGATGGCCCGCGTGTTCGCCGCCTGA
- a CDS encoding helix-turn-helix transcriptional regulator, whose product MARTQHPLSLSLTKIAHGLGQRIELARCRRDLPATLFAERVGISRNTLTRLESGDPAVSLGTYLKALRVLGLERDIDGVAADDTLGQKLMDAKALRSRGRATGP is encoded by the coding sequence ATGGCACGCACCCAGCACCCTCTTTCGCTTTCGCTGACGAAGATCGCCCATGGCCTCGGCCAGCGCATCGAGCTGGCCCGCTGTCGGCGTGACTTGCCCGCGACGCTGTTTGCCGAGCGCGTCGGCATCTCCCGCAACACCCTGACCCGGCTGGAGTCGGGCGACCCGGCCGTGTCGCTGGGCACGTACCTGAAGGCGCTGCGGGTTCTCGGGCTGGAGCGGGACATCGACGGTGTCGCGGCCGACGATACCCTGGGCCAGAAGCTGATGGACGCCAAAGCCCTGCGCTCACGCGGACGTGCCACGGGTCCCTGA
- a CDS encoding xanthine dehydrogenase family protein molybdopterin-binding subunit has product MNAAVSANAGPVSRERLNAQGEPPPRHAVSRVGKGKVGTYIQIAPDGTVQAINGHVDLGTGVRTAFAQIVAEELDVPLSRVCMLMGDTDRTPDQGPTTASASIQSAAVPMRRAAAQVRQMLLRRAAEQWHCAAAVLTVEHGMVCGPQGQRAGYGELAQGLDFDVDIDPATALKPATEHRIVGRSVARLDIPAKVTGAGPVYVHDLRLPGMLHARMVRPPYRGRDVGGMIGRSLIDVDLPSVGHIPGLVKVVVAGDFVGVVAHREEHAIRAARQLKVAWRTPPPLPDLNEPQAAVRANPSVERVLREQGSAEALLDGTPHAHQATYVWPYQMHASIGPSCAVADYRDGAVTVWSGTQNPHFLHADIMALLGLDDAAVRIVRMEASGCYGRNCADDAAAEAALLSREVGAPVRLQLMREEEHAWEPKGTTQVMDVRGAVVGHDALAYAFTNRYPSNNAPVLALMQTGVVPPDPIVEHKGDRTAVPQYRCQAVRIAVQDMAPIVRAAWMRGVSALPNVFAHESFIDELAHRHGEDPLAFRLRFMEDPRARALSEAVATRAGWLAGAAPRGRADPAHPHVRLGRGFAQHQYVHGSFPGVGSAYCAWVCDVAVDLETGQVRVTKVWVGYDCGMVINPAGVRHQIHGNVVQSVSRALMEQVNFDATGVVSQEWGAYPILRFGDVPDIDVFVMPAQDQPPLGAGESGSIPSAAAIANAIFDATGARLRQVPFTPGRVRAALQAAGQGLG; this is encoded by the coding sequence ATGAACGCCGCCGTCTCCGCCAACGCCGGGCCGGTCTCGCGCGAGCGCCTGAACGCGCAGGGCGAACCGCCGCCGCGCCATGCGGTCAGCCGCGTGGGCAAGGGCAAGGTCGGCACCTACATCCAGATTGCGCCCGACGGCACGGTGCAAGCCATCAATGGCCACGTGGACCTGGGCACGGGCGTGCGCACCGCATTCGCGCAGATCGTGGCCGAGGAGTTGGACGTGCCGCTTTCGCGCGTGTGCATGCTCATGGGCGACACCGACCGCACGCCCGACCAGGGCCCGACCACCGCGAGCGCGTCGATCCAGAGCGCGGCCGTGCCGATGCGCCGCGCCGCCGCGCAAGTGCGCCAGATGCTGCTGCGGCGCGCGGCCGAACAATGGCACTGCGCAGCCGCAGTGCTCACAGTCGAGCACGGCATGGTCTGCGGCCCGCAAGGCCAGCGCGCCGGGTATGGCGAACTCGCGCAAGGCCTGGACTTCGACGTCGACATCGACCCGGCAACGGCCCTCAAACCCGCCACGGAACACCGCATCGTCGGCCGCAGCGTGGCGCGCCTGGACATTCCTGCCAAGGTGACCGGCGCGGGCCCGGTCTATGTGCACGACCTGCGCCTGCCCGGCATGCTGCACGCCCGCATGGTGCGTCCGCCCTACCGGGGACGCGACGTGGGCGGGATGATCGGCCGATCGCTGATCGATGTGGACCTGCCCTCCGTCGGCCACATCCCGGGCCTGGTGAAGGTGGTGGTCGCGGGCGACTTCGTGGGCGTGGTGGCGCACCGCGAGGAACACGCGATCCGGGCGGCGCGCCAGCTCAAGGTGGCGTGGCGCACGCCACCCCCGTTGCCCGATCTGAACGAACCGCAGGCCGCGGTGCGGGCCAACCCGTCGGTGGAGCGCGTGCTGCGCGAACAAGGTTCGGCCGAAGCGCTGCTGGACGGCACACCACACGCCCACCAGGCCACCTACGTCTGGCCCTACCAGATGCACGCCTCCATCGGCCCGTCGTGCGCGGTCGCCGACTACCGTGACGGCGCGGTCACGGTGTGGAGCGGCACGCAGAACCCGCACTTCCTGCACGCCGACATCATGGCCCTGCTCGGGCTGGACGACGCGGCGGTGCGCATCGTGCGCATGGAAGCCTCGGGCTGCTATGGCCGCAACTGCGCCGACGATGCCGCGGCCGAAGCCGCTTTGCTCTCGCGCGAAGTTGGCGCACCGGTGCGCCTGCAGTTGATGCGCGAAGAAGAGCACGCGTGGGAGCCCAAAGGCACCACGCAGGTGATGGACGTGCGCGGGGCCGTCGTGGGCCACGACGCGCTGGCCTACGCCTTCACCAACCGCTACCCCTCGAACAACGCGCCGGTGCTCGCTCTGATGCAGACCGGCGTGGTCCCGCCCGACCCCATCGTCGAACACAAGGGCGACCGCACCGCCGTGCCGCAGTACCGTTGCCAGGCGGTGCGCATTGCCGTGCAGGACATGGCACCCATCGTGCGCGCTGCCTGGATGCGCGGCGTCTCGGCCCTGCCCAACGTGTTCGCGCACGAGTCCTTCATCGACGAGCTGGCGCACCGCCACGGCGAAGACCCCTTGGCGTTTCGCCTGCGCTTCATGGAAGACCCGCGCGCTCGCGCGCTGAGCGAAGCAGTGGCCACGCGTGCCGGCTGGCTGGCAGGCGCCGCGCCCCGAGGCCGTGCCGACCCGGCGCATCCGCACGTCCGCCTGGGGCGCGGCTTTGCGCAACACCAGTACGTGCACGGCAGCTTTCCCGGCGTCGGTTCGGCCTACTGTGCCTGGGTGTGCGACGTGGCCGTGGACCTGGAGACCGGCCAGGTGCGCGTGACCAAGGTCTGGGTGGGCTACGACTGCGGCATGGTCATCAACCCAGCCGGCGTGCGCCACCAGATCCATGGCAACGTGGTGCAGTCCGTCAGCCGCGCGCTCATGGAGCAGGTGAACTTCGATGCGACGGGCGTGGTGTCGCAGGAATGGGGCGCCTATCCCATCCTGCGTTTTGGCGACGTGCCGGACATCGACGTGTTCGTGATGCCGGCACAGGACCAGCCGCCCCTGGGCGCGGGCGAGTCCGGGTCCATCCCCAGCGCCGCAGCGATCGCCAACGCGATCTTCGACGCCACCGGCGCGCGGCTGCGGCAAGTGCCGTTCACGCCGGGTCGTGTGAGGGCGGCTTTGCAGGCGGCGGGCCAAGGCTTGGGATAG
- a CDS encoding c-type cytochrome: protein MREHPLRPLNADEIWTGLVLRPADARWDGTRYSGAAPAAIDRSALAPLGPVRVVHQGGFVAVAAPSAELAHAAAARLTIPWQAPAEVALPASATAHPGTRDGTRQYAWPTTAMVAAGTQAVAVWSGAGELDIEAEAVNPHRLRAELARWFDIAPAQVRITTPPHAVHTAEGHDAALDAAMIARAIGQPVRVTSTPASGVPTLAVQLHRSGEARWRMTPTWPLAARPGWSAMAMGTAGTVATTPVALTHQVAMPYALDIEQQPALRSLTPVTTVLPRDADIVATFALESFADEEARAAGRDPIEWRLHHLQDGSGRALVQAVAQRAGWFGEPGGDAQRAAGVGRGFALAHTVDTDAERPVQAWSAWVVDVKVDAQAGRIELAGLTVGHHVEGMHVVPTHDEDLQARIASATQQLLSGPQHHGDWQAGSTLNTPAVQVVDIVPGAQSQALTDLSQSRALMLPMAAALANAIHDATGIRLREPPFDGHALQRAQADAQGAPELATTGAPPPPSASAQSPWRRAGAWAAALATTVAGVVATAMPWRAAIAPVVPDRSLYSETAIERGRLIASAGDCVVCHTAPGGTPNAGGLAMETPFGTVYSTNLTPDPKHGIGQWSYAAFERAMRHGIGRDGRHLYPAFPYTAFAKIDDNDMQSLYAYLMAQTPVAHAPPPTELPFPYGVRPLMAGWNLLFHDATPFAPNPSQSVLWNRGAYLVNGVGHCSACHTPRNALGAEKSGPLAFLSGSEVKGWDAPALNNLFRSAKPWTRDELQAYLRTGHSEQHGVAAGPMAPVIEGLAALPDRDILAMATYLTELPGQAAPAPAATQAPAPTPNRAELLAMPGQRIFEGACAACHDPGRGMPLFGVRPDLAVNNNVVLAARADNLVQVILHGIDEPANENLGYMPGFANSLNDQQVADLARYLRAEHAPQQPAWTGLENTVARLRASPPVSAQGAAR from the coding sequence GTGAGAGAGCATCCCTTGCGGCCCTTGAACGCCGATGAGATCTGGACCGGCCTGGTCCTGCGCCCGGCCGACGCGCGCTGGGACGGCACGCGCTACAGCGGCGCTGCCCCGGCCGCCATCGACCGCAGCGCCCTCGCGCCGCTGGGCCCCGTGCGCGTGGTGCACCAGGGCGGCTTCGTGGCGGTGGCCGCGCCCTCGGCCGAACTGGCCCATGCGGCGGCGGCGCGGCTCACCATTCCCTGGCAAGCCCCGGCCGAGGTCGCGCTTCCCGCCAGCGCCACCGCCCATCCCGGCACCCGCGATGGCACACGGCAGTACGCCTGGCCCACCACGGCGATGGTGGCGGCCGGCACGCAGGCCGTGGCGGTCTGGAGCGGTGCCGGCGAGCTGGACATCGAGGCCGAAGCGGTGAACCCGCACCGCCTGCGCGCCGAGCTGGCGCGGTGGTTCGACATCGCGCCCGCCCAAGTCCGCATCACCACGCCGCCCCATGCCGTGCACACCGCGGAAGGCCACGACGCGGCGCTCGATGCCGCCATGATCGCCCGCGCCATCGGGCAGCCGGTGCGCGTGACCAGCACGCCCGCATCCGGGGTGCCCACGCTGGCGGTACAGCTGCACCGCAGCGGCGAGGCGCGCTGGCGCATGACGCCGACCTGGCCACTCGCGGCGCGCCCCGGCTGGTCGGCCATGGCGATGGGCACTGCAGGCACGGTGGCCACCACGCCCGTGGCGCTGACGCACCAGGTGGCCATGCCCTACGCGCTGGACATCGAGCAGCAACCCGCCCTGCGCAGCCTGACACCCGTCACCACCGTCTTGCCGCGCGACGCCGACATCGTCGCCACCTTCGCGCTCGAATCGTTTGCCGACGAAGAGGCCCGAGCCGCCGGCCGCGATCCCATCGAATGGCGGCTGCACCACCTGCAAGACGGCAGCGGCCGTGCGCTGGTGCAAGCCGTGGCGCAACGTGCCGGCTGGTTCGGCGAGCCTGGAGGCGATGCGCAGCGCGCGGCCGGCGTCGGACGCGGCTTCGCCCTGGCCCACACGGTGGACACCGACGCCGAGCGGCCGGTGCAGGCGTGGTCGGCCTGGGTCGTGGACGTGAAGGTCGACGCCCAGGCCGGGCGCATCGAACTCGCCGGCCTCACGGTGGGGCACCACGTCGAAGGCATGCACGTGGTGCCCACACACGACGAGGATCTGCAGGCCCGCATTGCGTCGGCCACGCAGCAACTGCTCAGCGGCCCGCAGCACCACGGCGACTGGCAGGCGGGCTCCACCTTGAACACGCCCGCCGTGCAGGTGGTGGACATCGTGCCCGGCGCGCAGAGCCAGGCGCTGACCGACCTCTCGCAGAGCCGGGCGCTCATGCTGCCTATGGCCGCCGCCCTCGCCAACGCCATCCACGACGCCACCGGCATCCGGCTGCGCGAGCCCCCGTTCGATGGCCATGCGCTGCAGCGCGCGCAGGCCGATGCGCAGGGTGCGCCCGAACTGGCGACCACGGGCGCGCCACCGCCGCCCAGCGCATCCGCCCAGTCACCCTGGCGCCGTGCAGGTGCCTGGGCCGCTGCCCTGGCGACCACCGTGGCAGGCGTGGTCGCCACCGCCATGCCCTGGCGCGCGGCCATCGCGCCGGTGGTGCCCGACCGCAGCCTGTATTCGGAGACGGCCATCGAACGTGGCCGCCTGATCGCCTCGGCCGGCGATTGCGTGGTGTGCCACACCGCACCCGGCGGCACGCCGAACGCCGGCGGCCTGGCCATGGAAACGCCGTTCGGCACGGTCTACTCCACCAACCTCACGCCCGACCCCAAGCACGGCATCGGCCAGTGGTCGTACGCCGCGTTCGAACGCGCGATGCGCCACGGCATCGGCCGCGATGGCCGCCACCTGTACCCCGCGTTTCCATACACCGCCTTCGCCAAGATCGACGACAACGACATGCAGTCGCTCTACGCCTACCTGATGGCGCAGACCCCGGTGGCGCACGCGCCGCCGCCCACCGAGCTGCCGTTCCCCTACGGCGTGCGGCCGTTGATGGCGGGCTGGAACCTGCTCTTTCACGACGCCACGCCCTTCGCGCCCAACCCTTCGCAATCGGTGCTGTGGAACCGCGGGGCTTACCTGGTCAACGGTGTCGGCCACTGCAGCGCCTGCCACACACCCCGCAACGCGCTCGGGGCCGAGAAGAGCGGCCCGCTCGCATTCCTGAGCGGCAGCGAAGTCAAGGGCTGGGATGCACCGGCGCTGAACAACCTGTTCCGCAGTGCCAAACCCTGGACGCGCGACGAGCTCCAGGCCTACCTGCGCACCGGCCACAGCGAGCAGCATGGCGTGGCCGCCGGCCCCATGGCACCGGTGATTGAAGGGCTTGCCGCCCTGCCCGACCGCGACATCCTGGCCATGGCCACCTACCTCACCGAGCTGCCGGGACAGGCCGCCCCCGCGCCCGCCGCCACCCAGGCACCCGCGCCCACACCGAACCGCGCCGAGCTGCTGGCCATGCCGGGCCAACGCATCTTCGAAGGCGCCTGCGCCGCCTGCCACGACCCTGGCCGGGGCATGCCGCTCTTCGGCGTGCGGCCCGACCTGGCGGTGAACAACAACGTGGTGCTGGCCGCGCGCGCGGACAACCTGGTCCAGGTCATCCTGCATGGCATCGACGAACCCGCGAATGAAAACCTGGGCTACATGCCCGGATTCGCCAACAGCCTCAACGACCAGCAGGTCGCCGACCTGGCGCGTTACCTGCGCGCCGAGCACGCGCCGCAGCAGCCGGCCTGGACCGGCCTCGAGAACACGGTGGCCCGCCTGCGCGCCAGCCCGCCCGTGTCCGCCCAGGGAGCGGCGCGATGA
- a CDS encoding (2Fe-2S)-binding protein → MSLEIRVNGSTHRVDAEPETPLLYVLRNDLALNGPKYGCGLGECGSCTVLLNGRPTRSCVVPAKAAQGREVTTLEGLGTPQAPGLVQQAFIDAQAAQCGYCINGMVMAAHALIARTPHLSHQDIVDALRHHLCRCGTHVEIVQAVALAAQRARGEVVA, encoded by the coding sequence ATGTCCCTAGAAATCCGTGTCAACGGCAGCACCCACCGGGTGGACGCCGAGCCCGAGACCCCCCTGCTCTATGTGTTGCGCAACGACCTGGCGCTCAACGGCCCCAAGTACGGTTGCGGGCTGGGTGAATGCGGCAGTTGCACGGTGCTGCTGAACGGCCGCCCGACGCGCTCCTGCGTGGTTCCCGCCAAGGCCGCGCAGGGCCGCGAGGTCACGACGCTGGAAGGCCTGGGCACACCGCAGGCACCAGGCCTGGTGCAACAGGCCTTCATCGACGCCCAGGCGGCCCAGTGCGGCTACTGTATCAACGGCATGGTGATGGCGGCGCACGCCCTGATCGCGCGCACGCCGCATCTCAGCCACCAGGACATCGTGGATGCGCTGCGCCACCACCTGTGCCGCTGCGGCACGCATGTCGAGATCGTGCAAGCCGTGGCCCTGGCGGCACAGCGCGCGCGGGGCGAGGTGGTGGCGTGA
- a CDS encoding LysR family transcriptional regulator yields the protein MHIAQLPLTALRAFEVAARHLSFKAAAAELHVTPTAVSHQIQQLESLLGVALFERVHRGLVLTAAARGCLQPLRSGFDGLSQAMEALAAFKDVGVLSVSAPPSFTMRLLMPVTHRFLALHPTVDLNVTTRMRDPDPASGAGQDEAATLRAWMEASDVVIVYGARPAIEAEVRELLPLSVTLLCSPSFLQGRGALRQPADVLRHPWLHDDRGLKYGGQSFWDLWLQAAGVAAPSPGPGQRFTHAALAIEAAVRGEGLLVTTPALCRAELAQGTLVAPFALSLALGKSYYLLSRRTGLPRVKAFADWVEQTVRMG from the coding sequence ATGCACATCGCCCAGTTGCCTCTCACCGCCTTGCGGGCCTTCGAAGTGGCTGCGCGCCACCTCAGCTTCAAGGCGGCCGCAGCGGAACTTCACGTCACGCCCACGGCGGTCAGCCACCAGATCCAGCAGCTGGAAAGCCTGCTCGGTGTGGCGCTCTTCGAGCGCGTGCACCGCGGCTTGGTGCTCACGGCTGCGGCCAGGGGCTGCCTGCAGCCCTTGCGCAGCGGCTTCGATGGCCTGTCGCAGGCGATGGAGGCGCTGGCCGCGTTCAAGGACGTGGGGGTGCTCTCCGTGAGCGCGCCGCCCTCGTTCACCATGCGCCTGCTGATGCCCGTGACGCACCGCTTCCTCGCGCTGCACCCCACGGTCGATCTCAACGTCACCACCCGCATGCGCGACCCCGATCCCGCCTCCGGCGCCGGGCAGGACGAGGCGGCGACGCTGCGCGCGTGGATGGAGGCGTCCGACGTGGTGATCGTCTACGGTGCCCGGCCCGCCATCGAGGCCGAGGTGCGCGAGCTCCTGCCCTTGTCGGTCACCCTGCTGTGCAGCCCGTCGTTCCTGCAGGGGCGCGGCGCGCTGCGCCAGCCCGCCGACGTGTTGCGCCATCCGTGGTTGCACGACGACCGCGGCCTCAAGTACGGCGGCCAATCGTTCTGGGACCTGTGGCTGCAAGCCGCTGGCGTGGCGGCGCCATCGCCGGGGCCGGGTCAGCGCTTCACCCACGCCGCCCTGGCGATCGAGGCGGCCGTGCGGGGCGAAGGCCTGCTGGTGACCACGCCCGCGCTATGCCGTGCCGAGCTGGCGCAAGGCACGCTGGTGGCGCCGTTCGCGCTGTCCCTGGCCCTCGGCAAGTCCTACTACCTGCTCTCCAGGCGCACCGGTTTGCCCCGGGTGAAGGCGTTTGCGGATTGGGTGGAGCAGACCGTGCGCATGGGCTAG
- a CDS encoding amidase gives MRGPGMEWTSTVDTLAAQAAASPWGAVREALARIGEQEAGVRAWTHVAPLNAMREAGETPSQGLLQGVPFGVKDVIDVADMPTGCGSAAASQAPCTFDASCVSLLRRAGAVPVGKTVTAEYAFRAPGPTQNPRAPGHTPGGSSSGSAAAVAAGMVPFALGTQTGGSIIRPAAYCGVVGFKPSFGGVFRDGLTLTCESLDVIGWHARSVADAQTVARVLLPFAPTAAALPELPRRVAVVSSSPEQALDGDGAKALQDARHIFESHGVACVDVPFEAAAAIAQAHNTVMQFEFARSLEPVARRRGDRLSAALLETVRQGFEIPFETYLQARHQQAQWRAQWSDLFGEADLILTPSASGAAPRGMASTGASAFNRIWSLLGWPCLHLPTGHTAAGLPIGVQLVGRFEADHDLLRWGRSLHVRLLEAR, from the coding sequence ATGCGAGGGCCTGGAATGGAGTGGACGTCGACCGTGGACACGCTGGCCGCGCAGGCCGCAGCCTCGCCCTGGGGCGCGGTGCGAGAGGCGCTGGCGCGCATCGGCGAGCAGGAGGCTGGCGTGCGGGCATGGACCCACGTGGCCCCGCTGAATGCCATGCGCGAGGCGGGCGAGACGCCCAGCCAAGGGTTGCTGCAAGGGGTGCCCTTCGGCGTGAAGGACGTCATCGACGTGGCCGACATGCCCACCGGCTGCGGCTCGGCCGCGGCATCGCAGGCGCCGTGCACCTTCGATGCCAGCTGCGTGAGCCTGCTGCGCCGCGCCGGCGCGGTGCCCGTGGGCAAGACGGTGACGGCCGAGTACGCGTTCCGCGCCCCTGGGCCGACGCAGAATCCGCGCGCGCCGGGCCACACGCCCGGCGGCTCGTCCAGCGGCTCGGCCGCTGCGGTGGCCGCGGGCATGGTGCCGTTCGCGCTCGGCACCCAGACGGGCGGCTCCATCATCCGCCCGGCCGCCTACTGTGGCGTGGTGGGCTTCAAGCCCTCGTTCGGCGGGGTGTTCCGCGACGGTCTCACGCTGACCTGCGAATCCCTGGACGTCATCGGCTGGCATGCGCGCTCGGTCGCGGATGCGCAAACGGTGGCGCGGGTGTTGCTGCCCTTCGCCCCGACGGCCGCGGCGTTGCCCGAGCTGCCGCGGCGCGTGGCCGTGGTTTCGTCGAGCCCTGAGCAGGCACTCGATGGCGATGGCGCGAAAGCCTTGCAGGACGCGCGGCACATCTTCGAGTCGCATGGCGTGGCGTGCGTGGACGTGCCGTTCGAGGCGGCGGCTGCGATCGCGCAGGCGCACAACACGGTCATGCAATTCGAGTTCGCGCGCAGTCTGGAGCCGGTGGCACGGCGGCGCGGCGACCGCCTGAGCGCGGCCTTGCTGGAGACGGTGCGCCAAGGCTTCGAAATCCCGTTCGAGACCTACCTTCAAGCCCGGCACCAGCAGGCGCAATGGCGCGCGCAGTGGTCCGACCTGTTCGGCGAGGCCGACCTCATCCTCACGCCCAGCGCCTCGGGCGCGGCGCCGCGAGGCATGGCGAGCACGGGTGCTTCCGCGTTCAACCGCATCTGGTCGCTGCTGGGCTGGCCCTGCCTGCACCTGCCCACGGGCCATACGGCGGCAGGGCTTCCGATCGGCGTGCAACTGGTGGGCCGGTTCGAGGCCGACCACGATCTGCTGCGCTGGGGCCGGTCGCTGCATGTGAGGCTGCTGGAGGCGCGTTGA